One genomic window of Quercus lobata isolate SW786 chromosome 9, ValleyOak3.0 Primary Assembly, whole genome shotgun sequence includes the following:
- the LOC115962265 gene encoding wound-induced basic protein, with protein MIYDVNSPLFRSFLSQKGGSSDKRKMEEQKPKEQRPKASENKPIMTE; from the exons ATGATTTACGACGTGAACTCACCACTCTTTCGATCGTTCCTCAGCCAGAAGGGTGGCTCTTCTGACAAGAG GAAAATGGAAGAGCAGAAACCAAAGGAACAGAGACCCAAAGCAAGCGAGAATAAGCCTATCATGACAGAGTGA
- the LOC115960442 gene encoding galacturonosyltransferase 8, whose protein sequence is MANFHGHRIGNMLRFRLLASAILLSLSLFLTLSFFFTSHSHASHLHHLGFKSGSRRFGSTRRAVLALKSDPLKPRLDQIRKQAEDHRSLALAYAHYARKLKLENTKLVRNFTDLSRNYSDLLAKQSYRALFETDAASIDESVLRQFEKEVKERIRATRQAIADAKESFDNQLKIQKLKDTIFGLNEQLTKAKKQGAFSSLIAAKSIPKSLHCLAMRLMQERIAHSENYSDEGKETPPEFEDPNLYHYAIFSDNVLAASVVVNSLVKNSKEPWKHVFHVVTDKMNLGAMQVMFKLKDYNGAHIEVKAVEDYKFLNSSYVPVLKQLESSKLQQFYFNSKLENATKDATNMKFRNPKYLSILNHLRFYLPEMYPKLHRILFLDDDIVVQKDLTGLWEIDMDGKVNGAVETCFGSFHRYAQYMNFSHPLIKEKFNPKACAWAYGMNFFDLDAWRREKCTEEYHYWQNLNENRTLWKLGTLPPGLITFYSTTKPLDKSWHVLGLGYNPSISADEIRNAAVVHFNGNMKPWLDIAITQFRPLWTKYVDYEMEFIQACNFGL, encoded by the exons ATGGCGAACTTTCACGGACACCGAATCGGGAATATGTTGAGGTTCAGACTATTAGCCTCCGccattcttctctctctttctcttttcctcactctctcttttttcttcacttctcaTTCCCACGCTTCCCATCTCCACCACCTC GGATTCAAGTCTGGTTCGCGTAGATTTGGAAGTACTAGAAGAGCAGTATTAGCGTTGAAATCGGATCCTCTCAAGCCTCGGTTAGATCAGATCAGAAAGCAAGCTGAAGATCATCGATCTCTGGCTTTGGCATACGCGCACTATGCTCGAAAGCTCAAGCTTGAAAACACGAAACTCGTCAGGAACTTCACAGATCTGTCGAGGAACTACAGCGATCTTCTTGCGAAACAATCTTATCGTGCTTTATTCGAAACCGATGCGGCCTCCATTGATGAATCGGTGTTGCGGCAATTCGAGAAGGAAGTGAAGGAGAGGATCAGAGCGACGAGACAAGCGATTGCGGACGCGAAGGAGTCTTTCGATAATCAATTGAAGATCCAGAAGTTGAAGGACACGATTTTCGGATTGAATGAGCAGTTGACAAAGGCGAAGAAGCAAGGAGCTTTCTCGAGCTTGATTGCCGCGAAATCGATCCCCAAAAGCTTGCATTGCCTCGCAATGCGATTGATGCAAGAGCGGATTGCGCATTCAGAGAATTATTCGGACGAAGGGAAGGAGACTCCACCGGAGTTTGAGGATCCGAATCTTTACCATTACGCTATTTTCTCCGATAACGTGCTTGCCGCGTCGGTGGTGGTGAATTCATTGGTGAAGAACTCGAAGGAGCCATGGaaacatgtttttcatgttGTGACTGATAAGATGAATCTCGGTGCAATGCAAGTGATGTTCAAATTGAAGGACTACAATGGAGCACACATTGAAGTGAAGGCAGTTGAGGATTACAAGTTCTTGAACTCTTCATATGTGCCTGTACTAAAGCAATTGGAGTCTTCGAAATTGCAGCAATTTTACTTCAATAGTAAGCTCGAGAATGCAACGAAAGACGCCACCAACATGAAGTTCAGAAACCCAAAGTATTTGTCCATATTGAATCACTTGAGGTTTTACTTGCCGGAAATGTACCCGAAATTGCATAGGATTTTGTTCTTGGATGATGATATAGTGGTTCAGAAAGACTTGACAGGGTTGTGGGAGATAGATATGGATGGGAAAGTGAATGGGGCGGTAGAGACTTGTTTTGGGTCGTTCCATCGGTATGCACAGTACATGAATTTCTCACACCCTTTGATTAAGGAGAAGTTTAACCCGAAAGCTTGTGCATGGGCTTATGGCATGAACTTCTTTGATTTGGATGCTTGGAGGAGGGAGAAGTGCACTGAAGAGTATCATTACTGGCAGAATCTG AATGAGAACCGCACCTTGTGGAAGTTGGGTACATTGCCCCCAGGTCTAATCACATTTTACTCAACAACGAAGCCATTGGACAAGTCATGGCATGTTCTGGGACTTGGTTACAATCCAAGCATTAGCGCGGATGAGATCCGCAACGCTGCGGTGGTGCACTTTAATGGGAATATGAAGCCATGGCTTGACATTGCCATAACTCAGTTTCGGCCACTTTGGACAAAGTATGTTGATTATGAAATGGAGTTTATCCAGGCTTGTAATTTTGGGCTCTAA
- the LOC115960578 gene encoding uncharacterized protein LOC115960578 has translation MSEFSFTSSTSKKTEFSSLLLSDLFHICFLILSHPLYFSYFIFFSPYLLKLLSFLSPLFITTFLLLLLILLTVSPNLVQENSHSELSEYSKVGFLVTTYQAVLQGLQPKVDDEIENFQQFEEFEVYKIVFDTSSFEFREDPDEVLELEVKEVCSTVLEAPVEKRLECFLQEKEELDNMLGEKEEKEEKEVKQQGAVSYKVEEEEGKEKPTALMRSGSNAVHNKVNDTKVSSQRLGEGNLIPNSSPAVETYETLCSNLGNFGSMRKEKEWRRTLACKLFEERHNVEGGEGMDLLWETYETDSNKLQAKSNTKKGKKSGVEYNEDDDEDEEEVDGQLCCLQALKFSAGKMNLGMGRPNLVKISKALKGIGWLHNVTRHGKKGYH, from the coding sequence ATGTCTGAGTTTTCTTTCACATCAAGCACCTCCAAGAAGACTGAATTCTCTAGTCTTCTCCTCTCTGACTTGTTCCATATTTGTTTCCTCATTCTCTCTCACCCTCTTTACTTCTCttacttcatcttcttctccccaTATCTTCTCAAGCTCCTATCtttcctctctcctctcttcatcACCACTTTTCTTCTCCTACTCCTCATTCTTCTCACGGTCTCTCCAAACCTTGTCCAAGAAAACTCTCACTCTGAATTGTCTGAATATTCCAAGGTTGGTTTTCTTGTTACAACATACCAAGCTGTTTTACAAGGGTTGCAGCCTAAAGTGGatgatgaaattgaaaacttccAACAATTTGAGGAATTTGAAGTATATAAGATTGTGTTTGATACGTCAAGTTTCGAATTTAGAGAGGACCCAGATGAAGTTCTGGAGTTGGAAGTCAAAGAAGTTTGCTCAACGGTCCTTGAAGCACCTGTTGAAAAGAGATTAGAATGCTTTTTGCAAGAAAAGGAGGAGTTAGACAATATGTTAggtgaaaaagaagagaaagaagagaaagaagtcaAACAACAAGGCGCAGTGTCCTataaagttgaagaagaagagggaaaagaaaaaccaacCGCGTTGATGAGAAGCGGATCCAATGCAGTGCATAATAAAGTAAATGACACCAAAGTGAGCTCCCAAAGACTAGGTGAAGGTAATTTGATTCCTAATAGCTCACCAGCTGTGGAGACTTACGAAACATTGTGTTCCAATCTTGGAAATTTTGGTTcaatgagaaaagagaaagagtggAGGAGGACATTGGCATGTAAGCTTTTCGAGGAGAGACACAATGTGGAAGGAGGTGAAGGGATGGATTTGCTCTGGGAGACATATGAGACTGATTCGAACAAACTGCAGGCGAAAAGCAACACAAAGAAGGGGAAGAAAAGCGGGGTTGAGTACAATGAAGATGACGATGAGGACGAGGAAGAAGTGGACGGGCAATTGTGCTGCTTACAGGCTTTGAAGTTCTCAGCAGGGAAGATGAACTTAGGAATGGGAAGGCCTAATCTTGTCAAGATTTCCAAGGCCCTCAAAGGGATTGGATGGTTGCACAATGTCACCAGGCATGGCAAGAAGGGGTACCATTAA